The Desulfococcus multivorans DNA window TTATTCTCCGCCATTCGATACAGAATCGACGGTAGATCCTTATGGGACGCCCCCGGGGCGCCGCCCCGGGGGGAGAGATGCGATGATTCGGTGATCATCGCCCCTTAACCGTCTGACGGCATCTGTGGACGCGATCCTGATCGATCGCTCCAAAGGACGGATCGACGACAACCCCGCATCCGAGGCAGGGAGACGAGCGATGGCATTCAACCTGAAAAACAGGCATTTTCTGACACTGCTGGATTTTACCCCCGACGAGATCGATTTTCTGCTCCGGCTTGCGGGGGATCTCAAACGGGCCAGATACGCCGGCATGGAGCAGCCGCGGCTCAAGGGCAGAAACATCGTGCTGATCTTCGAAAAAGACTCCACCCGGACCCGGTGCGCCTTTGAAACCGCCGCCTGGGACCAGGGCGCCAACGTCACCTACCTGGGGCCTTCCGGCTCCCAGATGGGGAAAAAGGAATCCCTCAAGGACACCGCCCGCGTGTTGGGCCGGATGTATGACGGCATCGAGTACCGCGGGTTCGCCCAGGAGGCGGTGGAGACCCTGGCCCGATACGCGGGGGTGCCGGTGTGGAACGGCCTGACCAACGAATTCCATCCGACCCAGGTGCTGGCCGACCTGATGACCATGACGGAGCACTGCGACAAACCCCTCCGGCGGATGGCGCTGGCCTACCTGGGAGACGCCCGGAACAACATGGGCAACTCCCTTCTGGTGGGGGCCGCCAAGATGGGCCTCGATTTCCGCGCCGTCGCCCCCCGGTCTCTCCAGCCGAGTCCGGCGCTGGTGGGAAAGGCACGGGATATCGCCGCCGGGACCGGCGCCCGCATCACGATTACCGACCAGGTCGAAGCGGGGGTCCGAGGATGCGACTTCCTCTACACCGACGTCTGGGTCTCCATGGGCGAGCCGGACGAGGTCTGGCAGGAGCGGGTCGACCTCTTGAAGCCCTATCAGGTCAACGCCGACGTCATGGCCATGACCGGAAATACCGATACCCGGTTTCTGCACTGTCTCCCGGCGTTCCACAACCGGGACACCGCCGTGGGGGAGGCCATTTACCGGAAATTCGGCATCCCGGCCATGGAGGTCACCGACGACGTGTTCGAATCCCGGGCATCCGTCGTGTTCGATCAGGCGGAAAACCGGGTCCACACCATCAAGGCGGTCATGGTCGCCACCCTGGGGGCATGATCTCCGGGAAAGACCGCCCCGTAATCTTCAACATGAATCGAGACGACAGGAGGGCCCCATGGGCGCGTTTCCCCTGAAGCATGTGTATGAAGCCCAGCAATTCGATCGCCGACTGCTGGACACGGTCTTTGAGACGGCGGACGACATGAAGCGCGACATGGCCGAAGGCGGCCGGCGCTATGGACGGTCTCTGGCCAACAAGATCATGGCCTCTCTCTTCTACGAGCCCTCGACCCGAACCCGGTTCTCCTTCGAGGCCGCCATGATGCGCCTGGGGGGCAACCTCATCACCACGGAAAACGCCCGGGAGTTTTCCAGTGCCGCCAAGGGGGAGAGCCTCTACGACTCGACCCGGATCATGAACGGATACGCCGACATCATCGTCATGCGACACCACGAGGCCGGGAGCGCCGAGAAAGCCGCCCGGGTTTCCACGATCCCCGTCATCAACGCCGGGGACGGCGCCGGCCAGCACCC harbors:
- the argF gene encoding ornithine carbamoyltransferase: MAFNLKNRHFLTLLDFTPDEIDFLLRLAGDLKRARYAGMEQPRLKGRNIVLIFEKDSTRTRCAFETAAWDQGANVTYLGPSGSQMGKKESLKDTARVLGRMYDGIEYRGFAQEAVETLARYAGVPVWNGLTNEFHPTQVLADLMTMTEHCDKPLRRMALAYLGDARNNMGNSLLVGAAKMGLDFRAVAPRSLQPSPALVGKARDIAAGTGARITITDQVEAGVRGCDFLYTDVWVSMGEPDEVWQERVDLLKPYQVNADVMAMTGNTDTRFLHCLPAFHNRDTAVGEAIYRKFGIPAMEVTDDVFESRASVVFDQAENRVHTIKAVMVATLGA